In Sphingopyxis sp. FD7, a single window of DNA contains:
- the hutI gene encoding imidazolonepropionase, with amino-acid sequence MTHRRETVQMEQRWTNARLATMAGDDLGLIDDGVVAAKDGRIVYAGPAADAPTTDAKVHDCEGRLITPGLIDCHTHLVHGGNRANEWAMRLKGATYEEIARAGGGIVSTMHATREASEAELVASALPRLDALIAEGVTTIEIKSGYGLRVDDELKMLRAARALGEHRAIRVEPTFLGAHTLPPEYRGDGDAYIDLVVGEMIPAAASLATAVDAFCEGIGFSPEQCERVFVAARAYGLKVKLHAEQLSALSGSALAARHGALSADHLEYATEEDVRAMAEAGTVAVLLPGAFYFTRETKLPPVDAMRRLGVRIALATDNNPGTSPTTSLLLMLNMGATLFGLTVVEALRGVTVNAAAALGLSEEMGTLEAGKACDLAIWNVNDPSELVYRVGFNPLHQRIKDGQ; translated from the coding sequence ATGACGCATCGGCGCGAGACTGTCCAGATGGAGCAACGCTGGACGAACGCCCGACTCGCGACGATGGCCGGAGACGACCTCGGCCTGATCGACGACGGCGTGGTCGCGGCGAAGGACGGGCGGATCGTTTATGCGGGGCCTGCCGCAGACGCGCCGACGACCGACGCGAAGGTCCATGACTGCGAAGGCCGCCTGATCACGCCGGGACTGATCGATTGCCACACCCACCTGGTCCACGGCGGCAACCGCGCCAACGAATGGGCGATGCGGCTCAAAGGGGCGACTTACGAGGAAATCGCGCGCGCCGGCGGCGGGATCGTCTCGACGATGCACGCAACGCGCGAAGCCAGCGAGGCCGAACTGGTCGCGAGCGCCCTTCCCCGCCTCGACGCGCTGATCGCCGAGGGCGTCACGACGATCGAGATCAAGTCGGGTTATGGACTTCGGGTCGATGATGAACTGAAGATGTTGCGCGCCGCGCGGGCGCTCGGGGAGCATCGCGCGATCCGCGTCGAGCCGACCTTCCTCGGCGCCCACACGCTGCCCCCCGAATATCGAGGCGACGGCGACGCCTATATCGACCTCGTCGTGGGCGAGATGATCCCGGCCGCTGCATCACTTGCCACCGCGGTCGATGCCTTTTGCGAGGGCATCGGCTTTTCGCCGGAACAGTGCGAGCGCGTCTTTGTCGCCGCGCGGGCCTATGGGCTCAAGGTCAAGCTTCACGCCGAACAATTGTCGGCGCTGAGCGGCAGCGCGCTCGCGGCGCGGCATGGCGCATTGTCCGCCGACCATCTCGAATATGCGACCGAAGAGGATGTGCGCGCGATGGCCGAAGCGGGCACCGTCGCGGTGCTGCTCCCCGGCGCCTTTTATTTCACGCGCGAGACGAAGCTGCCGCCGGTGGACGCGATGCGCCGCCTCGGCGTGCGGATCGCGCTCGCAACCGACAACAACCCCGGCACCTCGCCGACGACGTCGCTGCTGCTGATGCTCAACATGGGCGCGACGCTGTTCGGGCTGACGGTGGTCGAAGCGCTGCGCGGGGTGACGGTCAACGCCGCGGCCGCGCTCGGCTTGTCGGAGGAGATGGGGACGCTCGAAGCCGGCAAGGCCTGCGATCTTGCGATCTGGAACGTGAACGACCCCTCCGAGCTTGTCTACCGCGTCGGCTTCAATCCGCTTCACCAACGCATCAAGGATGGACAATGA
- the hutH gene encoding histidine ammonia-lyase — MIINPGAMTLADWRAIYEGASAKLSADAWDAIDASAAAVARIVAKGAPVYGINTGFGKLASVRIADDELSTLQRNIVLSHAAGTGAPSPAKIVRLMMALKLASFGIGASGVKRETVAMLEAMLAKGLTPVVPSQGSVGASGDLAPLSHMAAAMIGVGAIEVGGQTLPAAEALAQANLTPIELGPKEGLALLNGTQFSTANALAGLFRAETLFRSALITGALSTEAAKGSDAPFDARIHALRGHAGQREVGEALRRLMAGSAIRASHAVDDPRVQDPYCLRCQPQVMGAVLDLLRQAAATLAIEANGVSDNPLIFADTDEALSGGNFHAEPVAFAADMIAMALCEIGSIAERRIAMLVDPALSGLPAFLTPRPGLNSGFMIPQVTAAALVSENKQRAYPASVDSIPTSANQEDHVSMAAHGARRLLDMADNASAVIGIELLAACQGIDFHAPLKSSDVLESARQHLRAAVPTLEDDRHFHPDMEAAMALIRDGSLVAAVPANLPGVA; from the coding sequence ATGATCATCAACCCTGGCGCCATGACACTCGCGGACTGGCGTGCGATTTACGAAGGCGCCAGCGCAAAGCTGAGCGCGGATGCGTGGGATGCCATCGACGCCAGCGCCGCGGCCGTGGCGCGCATCGTCGCCAAGGGCGCGCCCGTCTATGGCATCAACACGGGCTTTGGAAAGCTCGCGAGCGTACGCATCGCCGACGACGAACTCTCGACGCTCCAGCGCAACATCGTGCTCAGCCATGCCGCGGGCACCGGCGCGCCATCGCCAGCGAAGATTGTTCGCCTGATGATGGCGCTGAAGCTCGCGAGCTTCGGTATCGGTGCGTCGGGTGTGAAACGCGAGACGGTCGCAATGCTCGAAGCGATGCTGGCGAAAGGCCTGACGCCCGTCGTCCCGTCGCAGGGGTCGGTCGGCGCGAGCGGCGACCTGGCGCCGCTGTCGCATATGGCCGCGGCGATGATCGGCGTCGGCGCAATCGAGGTTGGCGGGCAAACCCTGCCCGCCGCCGAAGCGCTTGCGCAGGCGAATCTCACACCGATCGAGCTTGGCCCAAAGGAAGGGCTGGCGCTGCTCAACGGCACCCAATTTTCGACCGCCAATGCGCTGGCGGGCCTGTTTCGCGCTGAAACGCTGTTCCGGTCGGCTCTGATTACGGGCGCGCTGTCGACCGAGGCGGCCAAGGGTTCCGACGCGCCGTTCGACGCGCGCATTCACGCGCTGCGCGGCCACGCGGGGCAGCGCGAGGTCGGCGAGGCGCTCCGTCGCCTGATGGCGGGATCGGCGATCCGCGCGTCGCACGCGGTCGACGATCCGCGCGTGCAGGATCCCTATTGCCTGCGCTGCCAGCCGCAGGTGATGGGCGCCGTGCTCGACCTGCTCCGGCAGGCGGCGGCGACGCTGGCGATCGAAGCCAATGGCGTCTCGGACAATCCGCTGATCTTCGCGGACACCGACGAGGCGCTGTCGGGCGGCAATTTCCATGCCGAACCCGTCGCCTTCGCCGCCGACATGATCGCCATGGCGCTGTGCGAAATCGGCTCGATTGCCGAGCGCCGCATCGCAATGCTCGTCGACCCCGCGCTGTCGGGCCTCCCCGCTTTCCTGACGCCGCGCCCCGGCCTCAACTCGGGCTTTATGATCCCGCAGGTCACCGCCGCCGCGCTGGTCAGCGAGAACAAGCAGCGCGCTTACCCCGCGAGCGTCGATTCGATCCCGACCAGCGCCAATCAGGAGGATCATGTGTCGATGGCCGCCCACGGCGCGCGCCGCCTGCTCGACATGGCCGACAATGCGAGCGCGGTGATCGGCATCGAATTGCTCGCGGCCTGTCAGGGGATCGACTTCCACGCCCCGCTCAAATCGAGCGATGTGCTGGAGTCCGCGCGCCAGCATCTTCGCGCCGCTGTCCCGACGCTCGAGGACGACCGCCATTTCCATCCCGATATGGAAGCGGCGATGGCGCTGATCCGCGACGGCAGCCTGGTCGCTGCGGTTCCCGCCAATCTGCCGGGAGTCGCCTGA
- the hutG gene encoding N-formylglutamate deformylase, which yields MDWLRVHRGDAPLVIAFPHGGTDLAGLDEQFVSPWHTQIDTDWWIAELYAFAADMGATLVATDVSRSVIDMNRDPSGASLYPGQATTELCPTTTFDGEPLYRFDQPDETSITQRLNLYHRPYHEALTAELDRLKAAHGCVVLYDAHSIRSHVPRLFNGELPQFNIGTNGGATCAPELETIVANICAASGHSHVVNGRFKGGWTTRHYGCPDDGIHAIQMELAQRGYMAEPAAITHANWPSPLDPNPAIRPVLEQVIAATLDFAKGRT from the coding sequence ATGGACTGGCTGCGCGTCCATCGCGGCGACGCGCCGCTCGTCATCGCCTTCCCGCACGGCGGGACCGACTTGGCGGGGCTCGACGAACAATTCGTCTCGCCATGGCACACTCAGATCGACACCGACTGGTGGATTGCGGAGCTTTACGCCTTTGCCGCCGATATGGGCGCGACGCTGGTTGCGACCGACGTTTCGCGCAGCGTGATCGACATGAACCGCGACCCGTCGGGCGCGTCGCTCTATCCAGGTCAGGCGACGACCGAACTCTGCCCGACAACGACCTTCGATGGCGAACCCCTCTATCGCTTCGACCAGCCCGACGAAACATCCATCACCCAGCGGCTTAATCTTTATCACCGCCCCTATCATGAGGCGCTGACCGCCGAGCTCGACCGGCTGAAAGCCGCGCACGGTTGCGTCGTCCTCTACGATGCCCACTCGATCCGCAGCCATGTCCCGCGCCTGTTCAACGGCGAATTGCCGCAATTCAACATCGGCACCAACGGGGGCGCGACATGCGCACCCGAACTCGAAACCATCGTCGCGAACATCTGCGCGGCGAGCGGCCACAGCCATGTCGTCAACGGGCGTTTCAAGGGCGGCTGGACGACGCGCCACTATGGCTGCCCCGACGATGGCATCCATGCGATCCAGATGGAGCTGGCGCAGCGCGGCTACATGGCCGAGCCCGCCGCGATCACTCACGCCAACTGGCCCTCCCCCCTCGACCCCAATCCCGCGATCCGGCCCGTTCTGGAGCAAGTGATCGCCGCGACCCTCGATTTTGCGAAAGGACGTACATGA